GCCGGTGTCGGGCGGACCTGAGGGTGCGGCGGCGCACACACTCGCGATCATGGCAGGCGCGACGCAAGCCGATTTCGCGCGCGCCAAGCCGGTGCTCGACGCGCTGGGCGGCAACGTCGTGCATGTGGGCGAACCGGGCGCAGGGCACACCGTCAAAGCGATCAATCAACTCATCGTCGGGCTGACCATCGAAGCGGTCGCGGAAGCGTTGACGCTCGCCGAAAAACTGGGTCTCGATCCGCGCCGCGTGCAGCAAGCGTTGAAGGGCGGCTTTGCCGATTCCAAGATTCTACAGATTCACGGCACGCGAATGATCCATCGCGCGTACACACCCGGCGCCAAAGTTTGGTCGCACCTCAAAGATTTACGGCTCGCCAAGTCGCTCGCGGATTCAGCGCGTGTGCGCCTGCCGCATCTCGAAAGTACGCTCGCGATCTACGAGCGACTGGCGACACAAGGCGACGGTGAACTCGATCATTCTGCGCCGCACAAATTATTTTGGAAATAATACCTGGCAAGGGAGCAGGGGAGCGGTGGGGCAGGGGAGAGCAATTCTCCTTTGCACCCTTGCTCCCCAGCGCCCTGCGGATTTTCTGGAGGAATCAGATGAGCACAAACAAAACGATGCGCTCGGATATGGTTAAGAAAGGATTCGAGCGCGCGCCGCATCGCAGTCTCTTGCGCGCGACCGGCGTGATTCAGAGCGAGGACGATTGGAACAAGCCGTTCATCGCGATTGCGAATTCGTACACCGATATCATCCCAGGTCACGTGCATCTCAACGAGTTCGGCGAAGTCGTGCGCGCGGCGGTGCGCGAGGCGGGCGGCGTACCGTTCATGTTCAACACGATTGGCGTGGACGATGGCATCGCGATGGGACACATTGGGATGAAATACAGTCTCGCCTCGCGCGAACTCATCGCGGATTGCGTCGAGACGATGCTGAACGCGCACTGGTTCGACGGCGTTATTTGCATTCCGAACTGCGACAAGATTGTCCCAGGTATGTTGATGGCTTGTATGCGCGTCAACATCCCCACGATTTTTGTTAGCGGTGGTCCGATGGCGGCTGGCAAAATGGCGGACGGTCGCATCGTGGATTTGATTAGCGTGTTCGAAGGTGTTGGCGCGTTGCGCGCGGGCAAGATTGATCAGAAAGAGCTCGACGCGCTCGAACAGGTCGCGTGTCCCACGTGCGGCTCGTGCTCCGGCATGTTCACCGCGAACTCGATGAACTGTTTGTGCGAGGCGCTCGGCATGGCGTTGCCCGGT
This sequence is a window from Chloroflexota bacterium. Protein-coding genes within it:
- a CDS encoding NAD(P)-dependent oxidoreductase; the protein is MSFSVSVFGLGLMGRPMARVLVAAGFDVRGWNRSQLADELTRGIPLCANLIDAARADVCLLMLADSNAVDAVLAQIEPHLCAGQLVLDMSSSDAMHSRAHAQRLAAKNIGWVDAPVSGGPEGAAAHTLAIMAGATQADFARAKPVLDALGGNVVHVGEPGAGHTVKAINQLIVGLTIEAVAEALTLAEKLGLDPRRVQQALKGGFADSKILQIHGTRMIHRAYTPGAKVWSHLKDLRLAKSLADSARVRLPHLESTLAIYERLATQGDGELDHSAPHKLFWK